ATTTGAAACCAATGCCCGGGGCAAAGGAATTAAAGCCTATCTTAACACCGAAAACTGTAAAATTGGAAGGAATACCCTTCACATAAAAACCTTAAAAACAGACAGTTTACCCAAAAAAGTCTATGATGAATATGTGGCTATTCCGTTTTGGTATAGTAACAAGGGGAAATAGGTATTAGAGATTCAAGAAAGGCAAAATTTGAACATTATATGTAGCTGAAAATTTAACTTAAACATTTCAATTCGAGGAAATATTAAGGGCAAATTTCATAAATCATCCTAAGAATTAATTTTTCATTTTTTTTGTATATTTGTATAAACGATTTCAAAATGGAACAGACTCAATTATTGACAAAACTTGATACCTTACCCGCTGATTTAAAGGCAGAAGTGAGTGATTATATTGATTTTCTGCTAACCAAAAGAAAAAAAATAATCAAGAAAAAGAGTCCAAAATTTGGTTCAGCCAAAGGTCAAATCTATACTTCTCCTGACTTTGATGAACCACTTTCAGACTTTAAAGAATATATTTAATGGATATCTTGCTTGACACACATGCTTTAATTTGGTTTTTAAATGGCGATAAATTTTTATCAAATGAAGCAAAAAAGCTATTGAAGATTCTTCAAATATCAAAATTGTCAGCATTGCTTCTATTTGGGAAATCGCAATTAAAATTAGCCTTGGAAAATTTCAATTCAAGGAAGGCTTGAAAAGTTTTATGAAATTAATTGATGAAAACGGATTTGAAATTTTGCCAATAACTTTTAAGCATGCCCTTGAAGTTTCTAAACTGGAATTTATACACCGTGACCCTTTTGACAGATTACTAATTGCTCAAGCTAAATCAGACGATCTGATACTCATTACAAAAGATGAGACCATCAGAAAATATCAAGTAAAATCTATTTGGTGAAATTTTATACTTTTAGCAAAAAACAGCCCGAAAACCCAACATATGACCTTAGAGGAACTGATACAGCAAGCCTATAAACTCTTTGAAAAGTATACCATTGGCTCCACATTGGATTTATGCAAAAGGTGCTGCATAAGCGATAGCGACGAGGCCGTCTTGGTCAATACACCTCTTAAAGAAATCACCGCCCAACAGCTAAGAAGCGGTTATTTTGAGTCGGCGAGAAGTTATTCCGAGCGGGAATTATGGGAAATGAAGCACTTCCTGCCCCGCGTGTTGGAACTTATGACCAACTTTGAAGTGCCGGACGCTGCTACAGAAACCGTTTTTCATCGTTTGGAATTGCATAAACAAGACCAATGGACTGCAGAAGAAAAGCAGATTTTGTCCAATTTTTCCAAATTGTATTTTGAAAAATGCCTGAGCTTTTACCCTTATTCACCCGACGGTGAGGGCATATCTACTTATCTGGTGATGTTTTCATCGGCCAATTTTGATCTGAAACCTATTTTGGAGTCCTGGGAAGATGCTGAAAGCCCTGAAAGCGTTTTGCACTATAAAGATCTGGTATTGTACGATTGCGAATACGGCGAGCAAAATGCTATCAACTTAAAAAATGCCTTTAATAAGCCAGAAACAAATGCTAATATTGAAAAATGGCTCAACGACAAACAAACAAAAGCCCGTTTCTCAGAAAAAATTAGCAAGACCTTGACCCAAACCGAAAATCTTGATGCCGAAACCTTTTCAGACCTGACCTTCCTGAAAGATATGCTGGCACTTTGAGGAAATACTTAACCACTGATTAACAATTAATTATATAAGATTTATTTCGGATATAATATTACAAATTAGCATCATTTAGCTGAAAAATAACAGGCTAAATATTATGAAAGTTTTCATCATAATGTGAGGGAAAGAATTTTTGTTACCCTTTTTCTTGAAAAAAAATTAAAAATATTCAAACCCCTCAATTCAGCATCTATAAAACATAAATATGGAGACATTCCATAGCCCACTTTGCCTTATTAATCACTATTTTTGTTAATCCATTAGATTGGCATTTGCAGATCTAAAACATACCCAAATGGCATTTTAATGGTACATTTATTTCAACCAAAAAAATTTACTCATTTATTCAACATGAAAAAACAAACACTTTTTTCAGTATTATTTATGATACTGGAGGTCTCCCGTTTTTCTTCCGCTCAGGAATTAAAACTCAACAATCTCGAGTATTTCGAGACGCAGGGAGTCAATGTACTGGTTTACAATAACTTGTTTAACGGAGGCTTTAACGACGAAAAAAACGCCGGCATCGAAATGATTCATCACGGAGTCAGAACCATGCAGGGCGGGGCCGTCAGACTCTCCAATACTCCCGAGCAATGGGACCTTGTGCCTGAAATCTACAACCGAAAAGTGGACAAAGCCACAAAAAGCATCGCCTCAAATCTCCGGTACAAAGATTATGATTTTGAATCCAGAGTGGTGGTTACGGCAAAAGGCAAAGGCGTCGAAATTTCGGTTTATCTAGACAAACCCATCCCCAAAGCCCTCGAAGGCAGTGCCGGATTCAACGTTGAGTTTCTGCCCTCACAATATTGGGGAAAAGCCTATCTGGTTGACGGCCGTTACAACCGCTTCCCCCGCTATGTCGTGAGCAGCACCATTACCCGCCCCAACAGTGAAAAGCCGAAGCAGTTTAAAGGCTATATCACCGCTGACGACCGTGGTACAGGCAAATACATCGACCCGCTCCCGCTCGAAACAGGCCGTAGCCTTTTGCTGGCTCCTGACGATCCAGAGCGTATGGTTAAAATCACCTCCGCCGATGCCGATCTTAAGTTATTTGATGGCCGCGTGTTGGCACAAAACGGCTGGTTTGTGGTCAGAAGTGTGTTGCCTGTCGGTAAAACAGGCAAAGTATTGACCTGGACCATTGAGCCTAATGCCATAAATGGCTGGTTGAGAAAGCCAAACATCGGATTTTCGCAGGTGGGCTACTCCCCAGCCCAACCCAAAGTGGCGGTTATAGAGCTCGACAAAAAAGATAAGCCTCAACCCACTGCTTCCTTGTATAAAGTGGGCGAAGATGGCAACGCCAAAGTGGCTTTTAGCGGAAAAGTGGTTTCCTGGGGTAACTATTACAAATACCATTATGTGAAATTTGATTTCACAGCAGTGAAAACGCCGGGTATTTATTATATCCAATATGGTGATAATAAGACCAATAACTTCATCATTCAGAGCGACGTTTATGAGAAAATCACTGACGCCACCAGCGACGTCTGGATTCCGATTCACATGAATCACATGACCGTAAACGAAGCCTACCGGGTATGGCATGGCGAACCTTTCAAAGAAGGCTATCTGCAGGCCCCACCCAATACCGACCACTTTGACCTCCACGACCAGGGGCCTACCACCGACACCAAATACAAGCCGCTGGAGCTTATCCCGGGCCTAAACGTCGGCGGATATTTTGATGCAGGTGACTTTGACATCGAAACCGGCTCCAATATCAGTGTGGTGCAGAATTTTGTACATACCTGGGAGTATTTCAAGCCCATGCGTGACCAGACTTTCGTGGACCAAAAACAACGCTACGTTGACCTCCACAGGCCAGATGGTACGCCTGACATGCTGCAGTTTATCGAGCATGGGGCACTGAACCTCGTTGCACAAGCCGAAATCATCGGGCACATGTCTCAGACACTGTCCAACTCGGTGCTTGACAATTACCATCACCTGGGCGATGCGGCCTCACTTACCGACGGCCTGCCTTATAATCCCAATCTTGGGCCGTTTGAAAAAGCCGCAGATGGCCGCTCAAGCGGTGTAAAAGATGACATGTGGGCATTTACAAGCCGAAATCCCGGTCTCGACCTCAATGCCGCCACCATGTTTGCATCGGTGAGCCGGGTTTTGAAAGGCTACAACGACGACCTCTCGGCCAGAGCTTTGGTGCAGTCAAAAAGACTGTTGATTGAAGCCAACGACCTGCTCGCCAAAAGGCCCCAGGACAGCCTCAGCCGCTGGAGCAAGTTTGCCGACATCTCGACTAACCTGCAGCTGTATATTTCTACCGGCGAGCAGCAATATGTCAATAAATTTCAGGAGCTTTTATGGCCTGCTCTTGACCGAAATGTCAATTTCACGATTTTGACGGCCCTCAATGCCATCCCGCACATGGACGCCGCCTATAAAGAAAAACTCCGTCCTTATATGCTTAAATACAAAGAGTACGTCCTTGGGCTGGAAAAAGACAATCCTTATGGGGTGCCTATCGGCCTTGGCAACTGGGCGGGTGGCGGTGCTTTGCTCAATTACGGTACTACGCTGTGTTTTGCGAGCAAATATTTCCCTGATATCATCGATGCCAATCATGCCTTTAAGGTGTCCAACTTTTTGTTTGGCTGCCATCCTTATCACAACTATTCGTTGGTAGCTGCGGTGGGTGCGGCACGCCCGAAAGCGGTATTTTATGGTAACAACCGTGCTGATTTCTCGTTTATACCGGGCAATGTGGCCCCGGGGATATTGTTCAGAAAACCTGATCACTTTGAGAATTATGACGACTGGCCTTTCCTTTGGGGACAAAACGAAGGCACCATCGCCGGCAATACCAGCTACGTAATTTTTGGCTCAGCCTTCAAAAACCTTATCAAATAATTCGGATTGGTTACAAAAAGCATCTAAAAAATGAATTGGCGAGAGTCAGTTCATTTTTTTTGTTTAAGGCTCAAGGAATTGCTATTCGAAATAATGATTTGAGGTAAAAAATTATCAGATTAAAACCCAATAAAAAATAGAAAATTTTACCGACAAAGACAGTAATAAATTCAATATTTGTAATTCAAATTCTCAACTTTACATAGCAATTAACATTTTTCATCATTAAAGAAAAACTATGAACCTATTATTTATCTGTAGCAGAAATAAATGGAGAAGTAAAACCGCTGAGACTATATTTAAAGACAGTCAGGATTTTAATGTTAAATCAGCCGGTACTGAACCCTCAGCTCGTATTAAAGTATCTGCAAAATTAATCGAATGGGCAGACATCATTTTCGCTATGGAAAAGAAACATAAACAAAGAATGCATGAAAATTTTGCGATGGTTGCAAGAGATAAAAATATTATTGTATTAGATATACCAGATGAATATCAATATATGGATAGCGAATTAATCGAAATTATTAATACATCAGTTTCTTCATATTTAGACAATGTCATCAAAAAGTGGAGATAGAGAAGCTTATTTAAAACAGTATCCATGCACTTAGGTATGTTCTAACAGGACATCCAAAAGCTAAATAGAAAAGAATTTTCAATCCTCAAATCCTTGGTTGGATATCATAAGAAATTGAATAATAGATAATACCTTTTTTGCATCCTATAATATCCAATAGTTTTAGGTCTTTTTTATTTCCAAAAATTGCCTCCAAACATATTTCCTCTACAAACCACATTAAATTTTCCCAAATCCCCTCAAAATCCATAATTTTGCCCTCAGCAAAATAGGGAAAAGCAATGCAAGATCTTAATCTGTTAAAACAAATTGACTTCATCAGGGAGATCGACAAAATCAAATACATTCAGCGGAGAACGCGGCTATTTAACAGTGATCGTCACGAAAACGATGCCGAGCACAGCTGGCACCTGGCCATGATGGCGATTATCCTCGCCGGGCATTCCAATGCGGCCATCGACATATTGAAAGTGGTTAAAATGGTGCTGATCCATGACATTGTGGAGATTGATGCCGGCGATACATTCATTTATGATACTCAGAAAAACCACACCAACACCGAAGAAGAGCTGGAAGCCGCCAAACGCATTTTCGGGCTTTTACCTGCCGATCAGGCCAAAGAACTCATCGAAATCTGGCAGGAATTTGAAGAAGGGCAGACCGCCGAAGCAAAGTTTGCCAAATCCATGGATCGTCTGGAACCTTTGCTCCAAAATACTTCCAACAATGGCGGCACCTGGGCAGAATATAACGTGGATTACCAAAAAGTTTATGATAAGAAAAAAGTGATAAATGAAGGCTCATCCTCCATCTGGCATTTTGCCGAAAACCTGCTCAACGAAAGTGTAGAGAATGGTATTTTGATAAAAAAATAAATTGATAAAGGAAAACTTTTCTCAAAGAACACAAAAAAAGCCGTCAGTATAAACCGACGGCTATGTGTTTTAAAAATTTATAAATCAATTCTTTATAATTTTCACCGTTCTGGATGTTTTGTCAGTTTCGACTTTAAACATATATTGTCCGGTTGACAGGTCTGAAACGCTCACCAAATTGGTAACGGCAGTTTTCACTTTTATGCCTTTGCTATCCATCACATCAATTTTCTTCAAAGTCTCACCAACAGGTATATCAATTCTTACCCTTTCGAAAGTTGGGTTAGGCGATATCATTACCGACAGTTCCTGCTGAGGCTCAGTCGCCAGTGCTACTATATTAAGGGCATTAGAGGACGCACTCACACAACCATCCGAAGTTATTGTTTTCACGGTATAGGTACCTCCAAAGTCTTTCTTCAATGAGGCAGTACTGGTTTGTCCTCCAATAGGATTATTATTGACATAAAATTGATACAATGTTCCGCCCGATGCTACCACGGTTTGTCCATTATCAGTGAGTTTTGGTGCCGGAGGAAGAATACAAAAACTAGCTTCCGCAGTAGCCGGGGCATATTTGGTGGTTCCGTCCTGAATAGCCTTTATGGTAACTTTGCCCGGAGTGCTCCCCAACGTAACACGTTTGCCTGAAATATTGGCATCACCCTTTACCACAGTGTAAATTAAGCCCAAATTTGACGACGCCGAGGCAGAAATATCAAAACTGGCTTTGGGCTGTTTGTCAGGTATGGCTGCGATGGTGATTGTCTGGGCTTCTTTGGTAGGCAGAGCACGTGTGCCTGATGCAAACCAGATACCCCATTTGGCATCAGTAAATCTGACTTCCGCCTCTGAGGTGGGAGTTATTTTGTCTGTATCAAGATTTACAGTACTAACTACTTCGGTTTCACCATCATAAGCATTAAATATCAACATTTTATCTGACTTGTTAAAATCCGGATATCCGATATTATTATTTTCAACGGCTCCGATATTATCGCCTGATTTTCCAAAGTCAACGGTCAGGATATAATACAAATCATCATCTTCGACAAAATAGTCAAATGCCATGATACCCGTATTGGTTTTGGCAAGAGCCGGATTACCGATGTTATCGCCTTCTTCAAGGTTGGTAAACAATTTTTCGATGGTTCCATCACCAAAAGTTTTCCCAATTGCATCCCAGGCATTCAGAATACCCACATCCCAGAACTCTATGGTTTTGAAATTACTTTTGGCCTCATTAAAGGCATCATATACAAGATATTCACCCGAATAATCCCATTCCAGACCATCAGCATATTGAATTTCACCCGAACTAACTCCTTGAGAATAAGTAGGGTTATATAATTCAAATTTAGCATTTTTGTTATTTACCAAATCATACACATATATCACCGGTTCCAATGTACTTGACAGTGCTGCCAACAATTTCCCGTCTTTTGATATCGCCACATTACGCCAGCTGGCGGTTTCGCTCAATTTCTTAACTGCAGCAGTGGATGTTAAACTTTT
The sequence above is a segment of the Cytophagaceae bacterium genome. Coding sequences within it:
- a CDS encoding DUF2281 domain-containing protein, whose amino-acid sequence is MEQTQLLTKLDTLPADLKAEVSDYIDFLLTKRKKIIKKKSPKFGSAKGQIYTSPDFDEPLSDFKEYI
- a CDS encoding type II toxin-antitoxin system VapC family toxin; translation: MEDSSNIKIVSIASIWEIAIKISLGKFQFKEGLKSFMKLIDENGFEILPITFKHALEVSKLEFIHRDPFDRLLIAQAKSDDLILITKDETIRKYQVKSIW
- a CDS encoding glycoside hydrolase family 9 protein, translated to MKKQTLFSVLFMILEVSRFSSAQELKLNNLEYFETQGVNVLVYNNLFNGGFNDEKNAGIEMIHHGVRTMQGGAVRLSNTPEQWDLVPEIYNRKVDKATKSIASNLRYKDYDFESRVVVTAKGKGVEISVYLDKPIPKALEGSAGFNVEFLPSQYWGKAYLVDGRYNRFPRYVVSSTITRPNSEKPKQFKGYITADDRGTGKYIDPLPLETGRSLLLAPDDPERMVKITSADADLKLFDGRVLAQNGWFVVRSVLPVGKTGKVLTWTIEPNAINGWLRKPNIGFSQVGYSPAQPKVAVIELDKKDKPQPTASLYKVGEDGNAKVAFSGKVVSWGNYYKYHYVKFDFTAVKTPGIYYIQYGDNKTNNFIIQSDVYEKITDATSDVWIPIHMNHMTVNEAYRVWHGEPFKEGYLQAPPNTDHFDLHDQGPTTDTKYKPLELIPGLNVGGYFDAGDFDIETGSNISVVQNFVHTWEYFKPMRDQTFVDQKQRYVDLHRPDGTPDMLQFIEHGALNLVAQAEIIGHMSQTLSNSVLDNYHHLGDAASLTDGLPYNPNLGPFEKAADGRSSGVKDDMWAFTSRNPGLDLNAATMFASVSRVLKGYNDDLSARALVQSKRLLIEANDLLAKRPQDSLSRWSKFADISTNLQLYISTGEQQYVNKFQELLWPALDRNVNFTILTALNAIPHMDAAYKEKLRPYMLKYKEYVLGLEKDNPYGVPIGLGNWAGGGALLNYGTTLCFASKYFPDIIDANHAFKVSNFLFGCHPYHNYSLVAAVGAARPKAVFYGNNRADFSFIPGNVAPGILFRKPDHFENYDDWPFLWGQNEGTIAGNTSYVIFGSAFKNLIK
- a CDS encoding protein tyrosine phosphatase, producing MNLLFICSRNKWRSKTAETIFKDSQDFNVKSAGTEPSARIKVSAKLIEWADIIFAMEKKHKQRMHENFAMVARDKNIIVLDIPDEYQYMDSELIEIINTSVSSYLDNVIKKWR
- a CDS encoding HD domain-containing protein; translation: MQDLNLLKQIDFIREIDKIKYIQRRTRLFNSDRHENDAEHSWHLAMMAIILAGHSNAAIDILKVVKMVLIHDIVEIDAGDTFIYDTQKNHTNTEEELEAAKRIFGLLPADQAKELIEIWQEFEEGQTAEAKFAKSMDRLEPLLQNTSNNGGTWAEYNVDYQKVYDKKKVINEGSSSIWHFAENLLNESVENGILIKK